A stretch of Gasterosteus aculeatus chromosome 4, fGasAcu3.hap1.1, whole genome shotgun sequence DNA encodes these proteins:
- the itfg2 gene encoding KICSTOR complex protein ITFG2 isoform X1 — MRSLNYVQRVSLDFTGTLFPHAICLGDADNDSLNELIVGDTNGKLLVYKNDDSRPWAARSCAGMLTCVAVGDVCNKGKNFVVAVSAEGWFHLFDLTAASKADSSSQHESTCSDDQKPFFTQHIPANTKVILISDIDGDGRSELVVGYTDRVVRAFRWEEPSDGSELGSGQLVLLKKWLLEGQVDSLSVNPGPEGLPELMVSQPGCGYAILLCSWTQQDSNSSGEDGPPTPGSEAPSRDVVLHLTSGRIHNKNVSTHLIGSISKGRCLFNKRLVEITHEFYLKKKIQLYFDFCLSSGSKEESSKCGLFALCTLDGTLKLMDSSEQLLWSVQVDHQLFALQKLDVTGDGREEVVACAWDGQTYIIDHNRTVVRFQFDENVNAFCAGQYTCKEGKNSPCLVYVSFNHKIYIYWKVELERMESTNMLRVLEEKPEFSRHLRLLGVDTDDPAAVRAMVANVLYKDSQT, encoded by the exons ATGCGTTCCTTGAACTACGTTCAACGCGTCAGTTTGGATTTCACAGGAACTCTGTTTCCTCACGCAATCTGCCTGGGAGATGCGGACAACGACTCT TTGAACGAGCTGATCGTGGGCGACACCAACGGGAAGCTGCTGGTGTACAAGAACGACGACTCCAGGCCGTGGGCGGCGAGGAGCTGCGCCGGCATG CTGACTTGTGTCGCGGTCGGAGACGTCTGCAACAAAGGGAAG AACTTTGTGGTGGCGGTCAGTGCCGAGGGCTGGTTTCACCTCTTCGACTTGACCGCTGCGAGTAAAGCGGACTCGTCCAGTCAGCATGAGTCCACGTGCTCCGATGACCAGAAGCCCTTTTTCACCCAACACATCCCCGCCAACACCAAGGTCATCCTCATCAGTGATATCG ACGGCGACGGCCGCAGCGAGCTGGTGGTGGGCTACACCGACCGTGTGGTGCGAGCCTTCCGTTGGGAGGAGCCGTCCGACGGGTCGGAGCTCGGATCCGGACAGCTGGTCCTGCTGAAGAAATGGCTTCTGGAGGGGCAG GTGGACAGTCTGTCAGTGAACCCGGGTCCCGAAGGTTTACCCGAGCTGATGGTGTCCCAACCGGGCTGCGGCTACGCCATCCTGCTGTGCTCCTGGACTCAGCAGGACTCCAACAGCTCTGGAGAAGacggcccccccacccccgggaG tgAGGCGCCTTCCAGAGATGTAGTTCTCCACCTGACCAGCGGGCGGATTCACAACAAGAATGTTTCCACTCACCTCATCGGTAGCATCAGTAAAGGTCGCTGTTTATTTAACAAACGTTTAGTGGAAATAACTCATGagttctatttaaaaaaaaagatccaactATATTTTGATTTCTGTTTGTCATCAGGCTCTAAAGAGGAGTCTTCTAAATGTGGGCTGTTTGCTCTCTGCACTTTGGACG GTACGCTGAAGTTGATGGACAGCTCGGAGCAGCTGCTGTGGTCCGTGCAGGTGGATCATCAGCTGTTTGCGCTGCAGAAGCTGGACGTCACT ggAGACGGCCGGGAGGAGGTGGTGGCCTGCGCCTGGGACGGTCAGACCTACATCATTGACCACAATCGCACAGTCGTGCGCTTCCAGTTCGACGAGAACGTCAACGCCTTCTGTGCGG gtcagTACACGTGTAAGGAGGGTAAGAACAGCCCCTGTCTGGTCTACGTCAGCTTCAATCACAAAATCTACATCTACTGGAAGGTGGAGCTGGAGCGCATGGAGTCCACCAACATGTTGCGGGTCCTGGAGGAGAAACCCGAGTTCAGCCGGCACCTGAGGCTTCTGGGAGTCG ATACGGACGACCCGGCGGCGGTGAGAGCCATGGTGGCGAATGTTCTCTACAAGGATTCGCAGACATAG
- the klhl42 gene encoding kelch-like protein 42 isoform X2 has product MASEQIIAIVMDDKTYEVNKKKLIEKSDYFRALYSSGMRESTEDSVQLQGLSVPGLELVLEFINTSKVQVVNETLEDLIETASFLQVTSILKLLSSEVRQDNCVELYSLSEVYGTHDLRNACLKYMSCYYHPMLRRPEFGGLPSAVREQVREMRMKGTATLVAIGDFTCLSLEMPDQDEHWSMLRYGEVEQRWKPLANNLPPDMINVRGYGSAVLDNYLFIVGGYRTTSQEISAVHCYNPCRNEWSPVAPLNQKRSNFKLLAVQGKMYAVGGQSLGTVECYSPEQDWWTCVSSMPDPLAEFSACECQGMIYVMGGYTARDRNTSVLRYCPSSDTWTVFRTCSAHIRKQQMLSVEDTIYLVGGYTHELEFGQRQRRPSQTEDVLTVQSYNVSTGEWVQLKENTSKSGLNLTCTLHNDGVYIMSRDVSLPTSLEHRVFLKYNIFSDAWEAFRRFPALGQNMLLCSLYLPSVL; this is encoded by the exons ATGGCATCTGAGCAGATTATTGCCATCGTCATGGATGACAAAACCTACGAGGTGAATAAAAAGAAGCTGATCGAGAAGAGCGACTACTTCCGTGCGCTGTACAGCTCCGGGATGAGGGAGTCCACGGAGGACTCGGTGCAGCTGCAGGGGCTCAGCGTCCCCGGCCTGGAGCTCGTCCTGGAGTTCATCAACACCTCCAAGGTCCAGGTCGTCAACGAGACCCTGGAGGACCTGATCGAGACCGCCTCCTTCCTTCAGGTCACCTCCATCCTCAAGCTCCTCAGCTCGGAGGTCCGGCAGGACAACTGCGTGGAGCTGTACAGCCTCTCCGAGGTCTACGGGACCCACGATCTGCGTAACGCTTGCTTGAAATACATGAGCTGCTACTACCATCCCATGCTGAGGAGGCCCGAGTTCGGCGGCCTCCCCTCCGCTGTCCGAGAGCAAGTCAGGGAGATGCGCATGAAAGGCACCGCCACCCTGGTAGCCATCGGAGACTTCACCTGTCTCTCCCTGGAAATGCCGGATCAGGACGAACACTGGTCCATGCTGAGGTACGGAGAGGTGGAGCAGCGCTGGAAACCGCTGGCAAACAACTTGCCCCCAGACATGATCAACGTCCGAGGATACGGCTCCGCCGTCCTGGATAACTACCTCTTCATCGTCGGTGGCTACAGGACGACCAGCCAGGAGATCAGCGCGGTGCACTGCTACAACCCCTGCAGGAACGAGTGGAGCCCGGTGGCTCCGCTCAACCAGAAGAG GTCCAACTTCAAGCTGCTGGCGGTGCAGGGGAAGATGTACGCCGTGGGAGGCCAGAGTCTGGGAACGGTGGAGTGTTACAGCCCGGAGCAGGACTGGTGGACCTGCGTGTCCTCCATGCCCGACCCGCTGGCCGAGTTCTCTGCCTGCGAGTGCCAGGGGATGATCTACGTCATGGGTGGATACACTGCAAGAG ACAGGAACACGAGCGTCCTGCGCTACTGCCCGTCCTCGGACACCTGGACAGTGTTTCGGACCTGTTCGGCGCACATCCGCAAGCAGCAGATGCTCTCCGTGGAGGACACCATCTACCTGGTGGGCGGCTACACCCACGAGCTGGAGTTCGGCCAGAGGCAGCGGCGCCCCAGCCAGACGGAGGACGTGCTGACAGTGCAGTCCTACAACGTCTCCACGGGCGAGTGGGTCCAGCTGAAGGAGAACACGTCCAAGTCGGGCCTGAACCTGACGTGCACGCTGCACAACGACGGCGTGTACATCATGAGCCGGGACGTCAGCCTGCCCACCAGCCTGGAGCACCGCGTCTTTCTCAAGTACAACATCTTCTCCGACGCCTGGGAGGCCTTCAGGCGCTTCCCGGCTCTGGGTCAGAACATGCTGCTCTGCTCGCTCTACCTCCCCAGCGTGCTGTGa
- the itfg2 gene encoding KICSTOR complex protein ITFG2 isoform X2 has protein sequence MRSLNYVQRVSLDFTGTLFPHAICLGDADNDSLNELIVGDTNGKLLVYKNDDSRPWAARSCAGMLTCVAVGDVCNKGKNFVVAVSAEGWFHLFDLTAASKADSSSQHESTCSDDQKPFFTQHIPANTKVILISDIDGDGRSELVVGYTDRVVRAFRWEEPSDGSELGSGQLVLLKKWLLEGQVDSLSVNPGPEGLPELMVSQPGCGYAILLCSWTQQDSNSSGEDGPPTPGSEAPSRDVVLHLTSGRIHNKNVSTHLIGSISKGSKEESSKCGLFALCTLDGTLKLMDSSEQLLWSVQVDHQLFALQKLDVTGDGREEVVACAWDGQTYIIDHNRTVVRFQFDENVNAFCAGQYTCKEGKNSPCLVYVSFNHKIYIYWKVELERMESTNMLRVLEEKPEFSRHLRLLGVDTDDPAAVRAMVANVLYKDSQT, from the exons ATGCGTTCCTTGAACTACGTTCAACGCGTCAGTTTGGATTTCACAGGAACTCTGTTTCCTCACGCAATCTGCCTGGGAGATGCGGACAACGACTCT TTGAACGAGCTGATCGTGGGCGACACCAACGGGAAGCTGCTGGTGTACAAGAACGACGACTCCAGGCCGTGGGCGGCGAGGAGCTGCGCCGGCATG CTGACTTGTGTCGCGGTCGGAGACGTCTGCAACAAAGGGAAG AACTTTGTGGTGGCGGTCAGTGCCGAGGGCTGGTTTCACCTCTTCGACTTGACCGCTGCGAGTAAAGCGGACTCGTCCAGTCAGCATGAGTCCACGTGCTCCGATGACCAGAAGCCCTTTTTCACCCAACACATCCCCGCCAACACCAAGGTCATCCTCATCAGTGATATCG ACGGCGACGGCCGCAGCGAGCTGGTGGTGGGCTACACCGACCGTGTGGTGCGAGCCTTCCGTTGGGAGGAGCCGTCCGACGGGTCGGAGCTCGGATCCGGACAGCTGGTCCTGCTGAAGAAATGGCTTCTGGAGGGGCAG GTGGACAGTCTGTCAGTGAACCCGGGTCCCGAAGGTTTACCCGAGCTGATGGTGTCCCAACCGGGCTGCGGCTACGCCATCCTGCTGTGCTCCTGGACTCAGCAGGACTCCAACAGCTCTGGAGAAGacggcccccccacccccgggaG tgAGGCGCCTTCCAGAGATGTAGTTCTCCACCTGACCAGCGGGCGGATTCACAACAAGAATGTTTCCACTCACCTCATCGGTAGCATCAGTAAAG GCTCTAAAGAGGAGTCTTCTAAATGTGGGCTGTTTGCTCTCTGCACTTTGGACG GTACGCTGAAGTTGATGGACAGCTCGGAGCAGCTGCTGTGGTCCGTGCAGGTGGATCATCAGCTGTTTGCGCTGCAGAAGCTGGACGTCACT ggAGACGGCCGGGAGGAGGTGGTGGCCTGCGCCTGGGACGGTCAGACCTACATCATTGACCACAATCGCACAGTCGTGCGCTTCCAGTTCGACGAGAACGTCAACGCCTTCTGTGCGG gtcagTACACGTGTAAGGAGGGTAAGAACAGCCCCTGTCTGGTCTACGTCAGCTTCAATCACAAAATCTACATCTACTGGAAGGTGGAGCTGGAGCGCATGGAGTCCACCAACATGTTGCGGGTCCTGGAGGAGAAACCCGAGTTCAGCCGGCACCTGAGGCTTCTGGGAGTCG ATACGGACGACCCGGCGGCGGTGAGAGCCATGGTGGCGAATGTTCTCTACAAGGATTCGCAGACATAG
- the nrip2 gene encoding nuclear receptor-interacting protein 2 — protein MSEAKKKGELALRDKAVLHQQRRLKQATQFSHKDSADLLPLDGLKRLGTSKDLQPHSIVQRRLMEGNFTRLRGDLWDPNARVRSPLADPKDGAADAEEKSESTAEDSEAEERESLEESEKSLRSDEEEEEEEEDDDDSEAGAGRTAEKTEGSAPLTALLVQCKCRETEVKASINTGSQHNHISSSCCQRLGLVPGGGGGGGSVACLQLQLGGQTVQCSAHVTEDEAFELRLGLQTLLELKCCLDLSTRVLKLRGLGEELPFLNPSPASQCQHDTNENL, from the exons ATGAGCGAGGCGAAGAAGAAAGGCGAGCTCGCCCTCCGGGACAAAGCCGTCCTGCACCAGCAGAGGCGTCTGAAGCAGGCCACCCAGTTCTCACACAAGGACTCGGCTGACCTCCTGCCCCTGGACGGGCTCAAGAGGCTCGGCACCTCCAAGGACCTG CAACCTCACAGCATCGTGCAGCGCCGCCTGATGGAGGGGAACTTCACGCGGCTGAGGGGGGACCTCTGGGACCCCAACGCCAGGGTTCGCTCCCCGCTGGCCGACCCCAAGGACGGAGCGGCCGACGCCGAGGAGAAGAGCGAGAGCACCGCCGAGGActcggaggcggaggagagggagtcCCTGGAGGAGAGCGAGAAGAGCCTCCGCtcggacgaggaggaggaggaggaggaggaggacgacgacgacagcGAGGCCGGAGCCGGACGGACGGCGGAGAAGACGGAGGGCTCCGCCCCCCTCACGGCGCTGCTCGTTCAGTGCAAG TGCCGCGAGACCGAAGTCAAGGCGTCCATCAACACCGGCAGCCAACACAACCACATCTCCAGCTCCTGCTGCCAGAGGCTGGG ACTGGttcccggcggcggcggcggcggcggctcggtggcgtgtctgcagctgcagctgggcGGGCAGACGGTCCAGTGCTCGGCCCACGTCACAG AGGACGAGGCCTTCGAGCTGCGCCTGGGCCTTCAGACCCTGCTGGAACTCAAA TGCTGCCTGGACCTGAGCACCCGGGTCCTGAAGCTGCGCGGCCTCGGCGAGGAGCTGCCCTTCCTCAACCCTTCGCCCGCCAGCCAGTGCCAACACGACACCAACGAGAACctgtga
- the ascl1a gene encoding achaete-scute homolog 1a: MDFTAKMEINVSQHQQLLPPACFFSSVAAQSVPLSPSGSSQSSGKSCSKQPKRQRSSSPELLRCKRRLNFAGFGYSLPPQQPHAVARRNERERNRVKLVNNGFATLREHVPNGAANKKMSKVETLRSAVEYIRALQQLLDEHDAVSAAFQSGVLSPAMSQGYTGDMNSMAGSPVSSYSSDEGSYDPLSPEEQELLDFTNWF, from the coding sequence ATGGACTTCACAGCCAAGATGGAGATTAACGTCAGCCAGCATCAGCAGCTGCTGCCGCCcgcctgcttcttctcctccgtgGCAGCGCAGAGCGTCCCGCTGAGCCCGAGCGGCAGCAGCCAGAGCAGCGGGAAGTCGTGCTCCAAGCAGCCGAAGCGGCAGCGCTCGTCCTCCCCGGAGCTGCTGCGGTGCAAGCGGAGGCTCAACTTCGCGGGTTTCGGCTACAGCCTCCCGCCGCAGCAGCCGCACGCCGTGGCCCGCCGGAACGAGAGGGAGCGCAACCGGGTGAAGCTGGTCAACAACGGCTTCGCCACCCTGCGGGAGCACGTGCCCAACGGCGCCGCCAACAAGAAGATGAGCAAAGTGGAGACGCTGCGCTCGGCCGTGGAGTACATCCGcgcgctgcagcagctgctggacgAGCACGACGCCGTGAGCGCGGCCTTTCAGTCCGGCGTCCTGTCGCCCGCCATGTCGCAGGGATACACCGGGGACATGAACTCCATGGCGGGCTCGCCGGTGTCCTCGTACTCATCCGACGAGGGCTCGTACGACCCCCTCAGCccggaggagcaggagctgctggactTCACCAACTGGTTCTGA
- the klhl42 gene encoding kelch-like protein 42 isoform X1: MASEQIIAIVMDDKTYEVNKKKLIEKSDYFRALYSSGMRESTEDSVQLQGLSVPGLELVLEFINTSKVQVVNETLEDLIETASFLQVTSILKLLSSEVRQDNCVELYSLSEVYGTHDLRNACLKYMSCYYHPMLRRPEFGGLPSAVREQVREMRMKGTATLVAIGDFTCLSLEMPDQDEHWSMLRYGEVEQRWKPLANNLPPDMINVRGYGSAVLDNYLFIVGGYRTTSQEISAVHCYNPCRNEWSPVAPLNQKRSNFKLLAVQGKMYAVGGQSLGTVECYSPEQDWWTCVSSMPDPLAEFSACECQGMIYVMGGYTARGERKQEHERPALLPVLGHLDSVSDLFGAHPQAADALRGGHHLPGGRLHPRAGVRPEAAAPQPDGGRADSAVLQRLHGRVGPAEGEHVQVGPEPDVHAAQRRRVHHEPGRQPAHQPGAPRLSQVQHLLRRLGGLQALPGSGSEHAALLALPPQRAVMVGGREPVVWLACTRLHNGA; encoded by the exons ATGGCATCTGAGCAGATTATTGCCATCGTCATGGATGACAAAACCTACGAGGTGAATAAAAAGAAGCTGATCGAGAAGAGCGACTACTTCCGTGCGCTGTACAGCTCCGGGATGAGGGAGTCCACGGAGGACTCGGTGCAGCTGCAGGGGCTCAGCGTCCCCGGCCTGGAGCTCGTCCTGGAGTTCATCAACACCTCCAAGGTCCAGGTCGTCAACGAGACCCTGGAGGACCTGATCGAGACCGCCTCCTTCCTTCAGGTCACCTCCATCCTCAAGCTCCTCAGCTCGGAGGTCCGGCAGGACAACTGCGTGGAGCTGTACAGCCTCTCCGAGGTCTACGGGACCCACGATCTGCGTAACGCTTGCTTGAAATACATGAGCTGCTACTACCATCCCATGCTGAGGAGGCCCGAGTTCGGCGGCCTCCCCTCCGCTGTCCGAGAGCAAGTCAGGGAGATGCGCATGAAAGGCACCGCCACCCTGGTAGCCATCGGAGACTTCACCTGTCTCTCCCTGGAAATGCCGGATCAGGACGAACACTGGTCCATGCTGAGGTACGGAGAGGTGGAGCAGCGCTGGAAACCGCTGGCAAACAACTTGCCCCCAGACATGATCAACGTCCGAGGATACGGCTCCGCCGTCCTGGATAACTACCTCTTCATCGTCGGTGGCTACAGGACGACCAGCCAGGAGATCAGCGCGGTGCACTGCTACAACCCCTGCAGGAACGAGTGGAGCCCGGTGGCTCCGCTCAACCAGAAGAG GTCCAACTTCAAGCTGCTGGCGGTGCAGGGGAAGATGTACGCCGTGGGAGGCCAGAGTCTGGGAACGGTGGAGTGTTACAGCCCGGAGCAGGACTGGTGGACCTGCGTGTCCTCCATGCCCGACCCGCTGGCCGAGTTCTCTGCCTGCGAGTGCCAGGGGATGATCTACGTCATGGGTGGATACACTGCAAGAGGTGAACGCAA ACAGGAACACGAGCGTCCTGCGCTACTGCCCGTCCTCGGACACCTGGACAGTGTTTCGGACCTGTTCGGCGCACATCCGCAAGCAGCAGATGCTCTCCGTGGAGGACACCATCTACCTGGTGGGCGGCTACACCCACGAGCTGGAGTTCGGCCAGAGGCAGCGGCGCCCCAGCCAGACGGAGGACGTGCTGACAGTGCAGTCCTACAACGTCTCCACGGGCGAGTGGGTCCAGCTGAAGGAGAACACGTCCAAGTCGGGCCTGAACCTGACGTGCACGCTGCACAACGACGGCGTGTACATCATGAGCCGGGACGTCAGCCTGCCCACCAGCCTGGAGCACCGCGTCTTTCTCAAGTACAACATCTTCTCCGACGCCTGGGAGGCCTTCAGGCGCTTCCCGGCTCTGGGTCAGAACATGCTGCTCTGCTCGCTCTACCTCCCCAGCGTGCTGTGatggtgggagggagagaaccTGTTGTTTGGCTCGCTTGCACTCGCCTGCACAATGGGGCGTGA